One genomic region from Spirosoma sp. KCTC 42546 encodes:
- a CDS encoding M1 family metallopeptidase: MRKLVLMASLVFGSVASFAQVPTAPTQNANTRFEQLGSMMPTPNTFRTASGAPGKDYFQNRADYDIKVELDDANQKIIGSETVTYHNNSTDELPFIWLQLDQNLFAKGSIGSVTRTGGVNESGMSFAQLQNLTSVRERSSQQASDKYGYHITAVKDAKSGTALKYTINQTMMRVDLPTAIKPGGTYSFNVDWNYFVTEYYGRSGMEFFAKDGNYNYFIAHWFPRLCAYNDVNGWQNKQFLGQGEFTLIFGNYKVAITAPSDHVVGATGECQNYKQVLSATQQKRLAQAATSKNPVVIVTQEEAEAALKTKPSDKVGKKTWVYSASNVRDFAFTSSRRFIWDAMQTDVYGDGHKIWSMSFYAKEGNPLWGQYSTRVVEHTLKSYGNRTIKYPYPVAISCHATAGGGMEYPMISFNGGRPEADGTYSEQTKAGMIGVIIHEVGHNFFPMIVNSDERQWTWMDEGLNTFCQYLAEKEWDYNFPSRRGEPQYIVDYMKSDKSVLSPIMTSSDNVISLGPNAYAKPATALNILRETVMGRELFDYAFKEYARRWAFKSPEPADFFRTLEDASGVDLDWFWKGWFYGVEPVDQDLVEVDWFQVDSGNPEVTKAAARAEAQRRAGTISKQRDAATQAETVVAKDSTMKDFYNNYDPYKVTDADKKKYQDYLATLSDEERKTLETNAGTNFYTLSLKNKGGIPMPVIIRMQFEDGTDSVARFPAEIWRFNDVSIKKVIATPKKVTQWTLDPFQEIADIDAENNSFPRVAAPTRFQLFKQQQRFGPQGPNPMQQQRRATQPPATQGSGKN; this comes from the coding sequence GGCCCCTACTCAAAACGCAAACACGCGTTTCGAGCAGCTTGGCTCCATGATGCCTACGCCCAATACCTTCCGTACAGCATCTGGCGCACCGGGTAAAGATTATTTTCAGAACCGCGCCGACTATGATATTAAGGTTGAACTGGACGATGCCAACCAAAAAATTATTGGTTCTGAAACTGTTACGTATCATAACAATTCAACTGACGAGCTGCCTTTCATCTGGCTCCAACTCGATCAGAATCTGTTTGCCAAAGGGTCTATCGGTAGTGTTACCCGAACGGGGGGTGTAAACGAAAGCGGCATGAGCTTCGCTCAGTTGCAAAATCTGACTTCCGTTCGCGAACGGAGTAGTCAGCAGGCGTCTGATAAATATGGCTACCACATTACGGCCGTTAAAGATGCTAAGTCAGGTACTGCACTGAAATATACCATTAACCAGACAATGATGCGGGTTGATCTGCCAACAGCCATCAAGCCCGGCGGGACCTATTCGTTTAATGTAGACTGGAATTATTTCGTTACCGAATACTACGGTCGTAGTGGCATGGAGTTTTTCGCAAAAGACGGTAATTATAATTACTTCATTGCCCATTGGTTCCCCCGCTTGTGCGCCTATAACGACGTAAACGGCTGGCAGAACAAGCAGTTCCTGGGTCAGGGCGAATTCACGCTTATTTTCGGCAATTATAAAGTAGCCATTACCGCCCCTAGTGATCACGTTGTTGGCGCTACCGGCGAATGCCAAAACTACAAGCAAGTACTTTCAGCTACGCAACAGAAACGTTTAGCCCAGGCGGCTACGTCGAAAAATCCGGTTGTTATTGTAACACAGGAAGAAGCCGAGGCAGCACTAAAAACCAAACCAAGCGATAAAGTAGGCAAGAAAACATGGGTTTATTCGGCATCTAATGTCCGTGACTTTGCGTTTACCAGCAGCCGCCGGTTTATCTGGGATGCTATGCAGACCGATGTGTACGGCGACGGGCACAAAATCTGGTCTATGTCGTTTTACGCCAAAGAAGGCAATCCACTATGGGGACAATATTCAACTCGCGTGGTTGAGCATACCCTGAAATCGTACGGCAATCGCACCATCAAATATCCATACCCTGTTGCTATTTCATGCCATGCCACGGCAGGTGGTGGTATGGAATACCCGATGATTTCGTTCAACGGTGGCCGCCCGGAAGCGGATGGGACGTATTCAGAGCAAACGAAAGCAGGCATGATTGGGGTAATTATCCACGAAGTGGGTCATAACTTCTTCCCCATGATTGTTAACTCCGATGAACGCCAGTGGACCTGGATGGATGAGGGATTGAATACCTTCTGCCAGTACCTCGCCGAAAAAGAATGGGACTATAATTTCCCAAGCCGCCGGGGCGAGCCACAGTACATTGTCGATTACATGAAGTCTGACAAATCGGTCCTGTCGCCCATCATGACGTCGTCCGACAACGTAATTAGCCTTGGGCCAAATGCGTACGCGAAACCAGCTACGGCGCTTAATATCCTGCGCGAAACTGTAATGGGTCGTGAGTTATTCGATTACGCCTTTAAAGAATACGCTCGCCGATGGGCGTTCAAAAGCCCCGAGCCAGCCGATTTCTTCCGTACGCTGGAAGACGCATCGGGGGTTGATCTGGATTGGTTCTGGAAAGGCTGGTTCTACGGCGTTGAACCTGTCGATCAGGATTTAGTCGAAGTAGATTGGTTCCAGGTTGACTCGGGCAATCCTGAAGTGACCAAAGCAGCCGCTCGCGCTGAAGCGCAACGTCGGGCCGGAACCATCAGTAAGCAACGTGATGCCGCCACCCAGGCCGAAACGGTTGTTGCCAAAGATTCGACCATGAAGGATTTCTATAATAACTATGATCCGTATAAGGTTACGGATGCTGACAAAAAGAAATACCAGGACTATTTGGCTACGTTGAGTGACGAAGAGCGCAAAACGCTTGAGACAAATGCAGGAACCAACTTCTATACGTTATCGCTGAAAAATAAAGGCGGTATACCAATGCCGGTTATTATTCGGATGCAGTTTGAAGATGGTACGGATTCGGTGGCCCGCTTCCCGGCGGAGATTTGGCGCTTCAACGATGTGTCGATCAAAAAGGTCATTGCTACTCCTAAAAAAGTAACGCAGTGGACGCTCGACCCATTCCAGGAAATTGCCGATATAGACGCCGAAAACAACTCATTCCCCCGAGTGGCTGCCCCAACTCGTTTCCAGTTGTTCAAACAACAGCAGCGTTTTGGTCCACAGGGACCTAACCCAATGCAACAGCAACGGCGGGCTACACAGCCACCGGCCACCCAGGGTAGCGGAAAGAACTAA
- a CDS encoding zinc-dependent metalloprotease has translation MKISISFLALFTLISLAGILGVQAQTPLPTSPSSPTMTLPGATTATPTATTVVAAPKVPMKPYREVITAAAQTSRGLFTAHRVDEKYYLEIPDTLLGREFMAITRIAKAPTGAGYGGELANRQVLRWERGPDKKILLRVVSYINVGNDTLPISQAVRNSNVEPIAAAFDIRAIRKDSVAASVIDVTDFFKGDNQVVSINPITKYRYRLTALSPERSFVQRIKSYPINTEVMVTKTFTVNTTPVVPSPVPSPLPTVALPVGNEAGAVTMEINTSMILLPRTPMRKRLFDSRVGFFANSYTVYNDASQRTEDETFAVHWKLEAKNAADMQRQKAGELIEPRKPIVYYIDPATPLKWRKFLKLGVADWQVAFEKAGWKNAIIAKDWDNKDTTLSLEDARYSVIRYFASDIENAYGPNVHDPRSGEIIESHIGWYHNVMNLLRKWYMVQGAAVDVRARKPKFDDELMGQLVRFVSSHEVGHTLGLRHNYGSSHATPVEKLRDKEFIKQYGHTASIMDYARFNYVAQPEDGITDLFPRIGTYDIWAIEWGYKPIYDTPTPEADKMILNEWVKKHVGDPRYWFGTETNPLDPRSQSEDLGDNAMIASTYGIKNLKRILPNLTKWTGEEAEDYDKLREMYGEIAGQYRRYMGHVTKYIGGVYETPHTYDQAGIVYEPTPRGLQKSAVAFLNQQLFQTPAWLLDAKIMQLVRPDQGVDYLRTLQETTLNSLMDIGRLTRLIENSSRPTKSYSLDEFMTDLQLSIWRELKAGHSIDVYRRNLQKVYAEKLISMLTPSPATAPAAGFAGNGFRYNAGPIADVRKSDIMSEVRAQLVNLRGSIKVAIPRQTDKMSRYHLSDVLARIDNALNPRRG, from the coding sequence ATGAAAATCTCTATTTCGTTTCTAGCTCTTTTTACACTGATCAGCCTTGCTGGCATTTTAGGTGTACAGGCCCAAACTCCTTTACCAACTTCACCTTCATCGCCAACCATGACGTTGCCCGGTGCCACAACCGCAACACCCACCGCAACAACAGTTGTAGCAGCGCCGAAAGTGCCTATGAAACCTTACCGTGAGGTAATTACGGCAGCAGCCCAGACAAGCAGGGGTTTGTTTACCGCCCATCGGGTCGACGAAAAGTATTATCTTGAAATTCCGGACACGTTATTAGGTCGGGAGTTTATGGCCATCACCCGTATTGCCAAAGCACCCACCGGAGCAGGTTACGGCGGAGAACTGGCCAACCGGCAGGTATTACGCTGGGAACGGGGCCCAGACAAAAAAATCTTGCTTCGGGTTGTGAGCTACATCAATGTAGGGAATGATACGTTGCCCATTTCGCAGGCCGTTCGGAATTCCAATGTTGAGCCCATTGCTGCCGCTTTCGACATAAGAGCAATTCGTAAAGACAGTGTAGCGGCATCCGTCATTGATGTAACTGACTTTTTCAAAGGAGATAATCAGGTGGTCTCAATTAATCCAATTACAAAATACCGTTACCGACTAACAGCCTTATCCCCAGAGCGATCATTTGTGCAACGCATCAAATCGTATCCGATTAATACCGAGGTGATGGTAACGAAAACGTTCACAGTCAATACAACACCCGTAGTACCATCGCCCGTACCATCCCCACTGCCCACAGTAGCTCTGCCCGTTGGTAATGAAGCAGGTGCGGTGACGATGGAGATTAACACATCCATGATTCTGCTACCCCGTACACCCATGCGGAAACGGTTGTTCGATAGTCGGGTCGGCTTTTTCGCCAATAGCTACACGGTATATAATGACGCATCGCAGCGAACAGAAGATGAAACATTTGCTGTCCATTGGAAACTGGAAGCCAAAAATGCGGCTGACATGCAGCGTCAGAAAGCCGGTGAGCTCATTGAGCCGCGCAAGCCCATCGTCTATTATATTGACCCAGCCACGCCCCTTAAGTGGCGAAAATTCCTGAAGTTGGGCGTTGCCGACTGGCAGGTTGCGTTTGAAAAAGCAGGCTGGAAAAATGCGATTATCGCTAAAGACTGGGATAATAAAGATACAACGCTTAGTCTGGAAGATGCCCGCTACTCGGTGATTCGCTACTTCGCATCGGATATCGAAAATGCGTACGGGCCAAACGTCCACGATCCCCGCTCGGGTGAAATCATCGAAAGTCACATCGGCTGGTATCATAATGTGATGAACCTGCTGCGGAAGTGGTATATGGTACAGGGAGCCGCGGTAGATGTTCGAGCACGCAAACCAAAATTTGACGATGAATTAATGGGGCAACTGGTCCGGTTTGTATCGTCGCACGAAGTAGGGCACACACTTGGGTTACGACACAACTACGGATCCAGCCATGCTACACCCGTTGAAAAGCTGCGTGACAAAGAGTTTATTAAACAATACGGACATACGGCATCTATCATGGACTACGCCCGGTTCAACTACGTAGCACAGCCCGAAGATGGTATCACAGACTTATTTCCGCGTATTGGCACCTACGACATATGGGCTATCGAGTGGGGCTATAAACCAATATACGACACCCCAACACCCGAAGCAGATAAGATGATCTTAAATGAGTGGGTAAAAAAACATGTTGGTGATCCACGTTATTGGTTTGGTACAGAAACAAACCCACTTGATCCACGTTCACAAAGCGAAGATTTAGGCGACAATGCCATGATTGCCAGTACATATGGCATTAAAAACCTAAAACGAATTCTACCAAATCTCACCAAATGGACGGGCGAAGAAGCAGAAGATTACGATAAGTTACGGGAAATGTATGGTGAGATTGCCGGACAGTACAGACGGTATATGGGCCATGTGACTAAGTATATAGGGGGAGTATATGAAACCCCTCATACATACGACCAGGCTGGCATTGTGTATGAGCCAACGCCCCGCGGGCTACAGAAAAGCGCTGTAGCCTTCCTGAATCAACAATTGTTTCAAACACCAGCCTGGTTGCTAGATGCTAAAATCATGCAACTTGTCCGTCCAGATCAAGGCGTTGATTATTTGCGAACCTTGCAGGAAACCACCCTGAACAGCCTAATGGACATTGGCCGACTAACACGCCTGATTGAAAACAGTAGCCGACCTACCAAGTCATACAGTCTGGATGAGTTCATGACAGACCTACAGTTATCGATCTGGCGGGAGTTAAAGGCGGGACATTCCATTGATGTGTATCGTCGGAACCTTCAGAAAGTATATGCGGAGAAATTAATTTCGATGTTAACGCCCTCACCTGCGACTGCCCCAGCGGCCGGATTTGCGGGTAACGGTTTCCGCTATAATGCCGGTCCGATTGCCGATGTTCGTAAATCCGATATTATGTCTGAGGTACGAGCCCAATTAGTTAACCTACGAGGTAGTATCAAGGTAGCTATTCCCCGGCAAACCGATAAGATGAGCCGGTATCATTTAAGCGATGTGCTAGCCCGTATCGACAACGCATTAAATCCTAGACGGGGATAA
- a CDS encoding MotA/TolQ/ExbB proton channel family protein, with protein sequence MKTQTPSPAPAKAPAPKKKSSGGLNPALVIPILLIIGILTYMFVFGDGSHFQEGDNTKEPLPGDYFGTVYKGGFIVPILFTCFLTVLVFSIERFITIGRANGSGSIDDFVRKIKSQLDRNEVAAAIQECDRQKGSIGNVVKTALVKYQQLATDTELNKEQKLVALQKEVEEATTLELPMLEKNLTIIATLASVSTLIALLGTVLGMIRAFAAMGATGQPDTGALSTGISEALVNTALGIGTAAIATIMYSYFTSRIDVLTYNIDEIGLSIQQNFAAHY encoded by the coding sequence ATGAAAACACAAACTCCCTCTCCAGCACCTGCCAAAGCACCGGCACCAAAAAAGAAGTCATCAGGTGGCCTAAACCCCGCGTTAGTGATCCCGATTCTGCTGATTATCGGTATTCTGACGTACATGTTCGTCTTCGGTGATGGCAGCCACTTTCAGGAAGGTGACAACACGAAAGAACCACTCCCAGGCGACTACTTCGGTACCGTTTACAAGGGCGGATTTATCGTACCAATTCTGTTCACCTGTTTTCTGACGGTGCTGGTATTCTCGATCGAGCGTTTCATCACGATTGGCCGGGCCAATGGCTCAGGTTCAATTGACGATTTCGTTCGGAAAATTAAAAGCCAACTAGACCGTAACGAAGTAGCAGCCGCCATTCAGGAATGCGATCGTCAGAAAGGTTCGATCGGTAATGTTGTAAAAACCGCTCTGGTTAAATACCAACAATTAGCTACCGATACCGAACTGAACAAAGAACAAAAATTAGTAGCGCTGCAAAAAGAAGTAGAAGAAGCAACAACGCTCGAATTGCCAATGCTGGAAAAAAACCTAACCATCATTGCTACGCTGGCTTCGGTTTCTACCCTGATTGCTCTGCTCGGAACTGTACTTGGTATGATTCGGGCCTTCGCAGCCATGGGTGCTACAGGACAGCCTGACACAGGTGCGCTTTCAACTGGTATTTCAGAAGCCCTTGTAAACACAGCTCTGGGTATTGGTACGGCTGCTATCGCAACGATCATGTATAGCTATTTCACAAGCCGTATTGACGTGCTGACCTATAACATTGATGAGATCGGCCTGAGCATTCAGCAGAACTTTGCGGCTCACTATTAA
- a CDS encoding biopolymer transporter ExbD, translated as MPAVKIKRASSTVDMTAMCDVAFLLLTFFILTAQFRSQDAAAIETPSSISGIKVPDSDIMTIGLGRDGKVYFGIDNAQNRIAMLDNIAAAKGLTFTNNEKKEFSLMSNFGLPINQLKSYLNLPKEQQAKVKQSGIPTDSTGAGPTNELKEWVYNARKANNGLRIALKGDNLAKFPEFKNVLATLQAQNINKFNLITGTEAPPAGWKAD; from the coding sequence ATGCCAGCAGTTAAAATAAAACGCGCCAGTTCCACAGTGGATATGACGGCGATGTGCGATGTGGCGTTTCTGTTGCTGACGTTCTTTATCCTAACGGCTCAGTTTAGGTCTCAGGATGCTGCCGCTATTGAAACGCCTTCGTCCATCTCTGGAATCAAAGTCCCTGATAGTGACATTATGACTATCGGTCTTGGTCGGGATGGCAAAGTGTATTTCGGTATCGACAATGCGCAAAACCGTATTGCCATGCTGGATAACATTGCTGCCGCTAAAGGGCTTACCTTCACAAACAACGAGAAGAAGGAATTTTCGCTGATGTCGAACTTTGGATTACCAATTAACCAGTTGAAATCTTACCTGAATTTGCCCAAAGAGCAACAGGCTAAGGTAAAACAATCAGGTATTCCAACAGACTCGACGGGTGCAGGTCCAACAAACGAGTTGAAAGAATGGGTTTACAATGCCCGTAAGGCTAACAATGGTCTTCGAATTGCGCTGAAAGGTGATAACCTCGCCAAATTCCCCGAATTCAAGAACGTATTAGCTACGCTACAAGCACAGAATATCAATAAATTCAACCTGATTACGGGGACAGAAGCTCCTCCAGCAGGCTGGAAAGCTGATTAA
- a CDS encoding biopolymer transporter ExbD, with translation MAEINTGGGGGKHDGGKVRSKKASTRVDMTPMVDLGFLLITFFILATTLSKPSSMTLNVPDKTQKEETEPIKASNVMTIFLGKDNKAHYIFGKAAGEDPEVKTVGYGYEFRQALTENAKKVGGEKFVVVIKPTKESTYKNMVDVLDEMAITKLKRYALVDALTPDEKKLLKDKVKLDI, from the coding sequence ATGGCAGAAATTAACACTGGCGGTGGTGGTGGTAAGCATGATGGTGGTAAGGTCAGGTCAAAAAAAGCGTCAACCCGCGTGGATATGACGCCCATGGTTGACCTGGGATTTCTCCTGATTACCTTTTTCATTCTCGCTACTACCCTGAGCAAGCCATCTTCGATGACGCTCAACGTGCCGGATAAAACACAAAAGGAAGAAACGGAGCCTATTAAGGCGTCCAACGTAATGACGATCTTTCTAGGGAAAGATAACAAGGCGCACTACATTTTCGGTAAAGCAGCTGGTGAAGACCCTGAAGTGAAAACCGTTGGCTATGGCTACGAGTTTCGGCAGGCACTCACAGAAAATGCGAAGAAGGTAGGTGGCGAAAAGTTTGTGGTAGTTATTAAACCAACCAAAGAATCAACCTACAAAAATATGGTTGACGTATTGGATGAAATGGCTATTACGAAGCTAAAGCGCTACGCCCTTGTGGACGCATTGACTCCCGATGAGAAAAAGCTTCTCAAAGACAAAGTAAAATTAGACATATAA
- a CDS encoding energy transducer TonB, with protein MAQIDSNATLDDIVFANRHKAYGAYDLRKSYPKAVTRALIIGGVLFTLGVLSPTIISALTPEKQEQAMVEVDLMKLPPPPIDPNEPPPPPPPPVELPKVNTVKFLPPEVKPDEEVPEETPPPAVEELKEAVAAEKTQEGDPNAEEVIAAPEATAAPTKVEVAVEAAPKEEEIFTVVEQQPEFSGGMAALGQYLSKNLRYPAAAQRANVSGRVFVSFVVNTDGSIQDVQVLKGLGFGTDEEAQRVVKGMPKWRPGKQSGRPVRVKYNLPINFTLE; from the coding sequence ATGGCACAAATCGATTCAAATGCAACACTCGATGATATCGTGTTTGCTAACCGACATAAAGCGTATGGTGCCTATGATTTACGGAAATCATACCCTAAGGCTGTAACCCGCGCCCTCATTATTGGTGGTGTACTCTTCACCCTTGGTGTGCTTTCTCCTACAATCATTAGTGCTTTAACTCCAGAGAAACAGGAGCAGGCAATGGTGGAAGTGGATTTGATGAAACTCCCTCCTCCACCTATTGATCCTAATGAGCCACCACCACCGCCACCACCACCGGTAGAATTACCGAAGGTGAACACGGTGAAGTTCTTGCCGCCCGAAGTAAAACCGGATGAGGAAGTACCGGAGGAAACGCCACCGCCAGCTGTTGAAGAACTGAAGGAAGCCGTAGCTGCCGAAAAAACGCAGGAAGGTGACCCAAATGCTGAAGAAGTTATTGCAGCTCCTGAAGCTACAGCCGCTCCAACCAAGGTAGAAGTTGCCGTTGAAGCTGCTCCGAAAGAAGAAGAAATCTTTACGGTAGTAGAACAACAGCCAGAATTTAGTGGTGGTATGGCAGCACTTGGCCAGTACCTAAGCAAAAACCTTCGGTACCCGGCTGCTGCACAACGGGCTAACGTTTCGGGCCGCGTATTCGTGAGCTTCGTAGTTAATACCGATGGTAGTATTCAGGACGTTCAAGTCTTGAAAGGGCTAGGATTTGGTACAGATGAAGAAGCACAACGTGTAGTGAAAGGCATGCCTAAATGGCGCCCTGGTAAACAATCAGGCCGTCCTGTTCGGGTAAAGTATAACCTGCCTATTAACTTTACGCTGGAATAA